GCGGGGGTGCTGGCATGAATATAGAAATTCTGGAAGCGATATTAAATATACAAAATAACGGCGCAACCGCGGCGCTGGCAACGTTGTGCAGCACGCGCGGATCTACCCCGCGCAAAGCGGGAGCTAAAATGCTGGTATATCCAAACGGTAAAATTATTGGTACGGTAGGTGGCGGTCAATTGGAGTATCTGGCCGTGCAAAAAGCGCAAGATGTGATTAAAACCCGCAAACCGGTTCTGATTAAACGTGACTTGGCAGACGAGGGTATGATTTGCGGCGGTTCCGGAACCATTTATATTGAGTTTATTTCCTGATGCTTTCACCGGGATCGCGTAAATTCCGACATGAATTTGAGAGGGGTAATTAATATGAAAGCAATAATAGACCACCATGCCACTAACACGGCACCATCAGAGGATGAAATTACCTAACGCTATTTTCAGGATAGAGATCTTGCCAAAAAACTGAATCTGTATTAATATATTATATATAAAATATCATATGGTTTATGCTGATTTTTTTCATGATAAGAGGGTTTGTGCCCTTTTATAAAAGTGATTAAAACCCAGCCTGATTATCTAACGGATAATTTGCGCTGGGTTTTTAATTTAGTAGAGTATGAAAAAATATTTTTTAGGGGGTATCAAACATGTCTTGCGAGGAATACTTCCACCCTGGCACAGTTGAGGAGGCCATGGTCTATTTAAGGGAAAAAGCAGGTAACGCCCGCATAATCGCCGGTGGAACAGACCTGGTTTTGCAGCTTCGGGAACATAAAGTGGACGCTGACGCGTTGGTTGATCTAAGCGCGGTAGAACAATTGTCAACAATCACTGAAAGCGATGGCTGGATTATGGTGGGCTCAATGGTTACTCACAATAATTTGGCATCATCCGCTATTATCCAAGATAAAGCACGTGTTCTGGCGGATGCGGCCCGGAGTATCGGCTCACCCCAGATACGCAATATCGGCACTATTGGCGGCAATGTAGTAAACGCCCAGCCGGCGGCTGATACGACTATTGCCTTAATGGCGCTGGATGCCAGGGTGCGTATTTTAACTAATCAGGGCGAAATAATAAAGCCTGTCGATCAGCTGTTTGTAAGTGCGGGAAAATCGGCGGTTGATCCAACCTCGGAGATATTAGTTGGCTTTGAATTTAAAGCTTCCGGTTGGGGTGAAGCTGCCGCTTTCATGCGTCACGCCAAGCGTAAGGCTTTGGCGCTGCCTATCGTAAATGCGGGGGTTTGGGTAAAGGCGAATAATAATCTGAACGCCTTTGAAGATGTCAGGATAGCTTTGGGACCCATGGCTCCGGTTCCGGTACGGGCAAAGAATATGGAAAATGCGTTAAAGGGTATGCGCTTTAAACTAAGCGTAATTAAGGAAACGCTGTCTGTGCTTGAAAAAGAAATCAACCCCAGGGACAGCATCCGGGGCAGTGCTCATTATAAGGGGGAAATGGCTAAAGTATTGGTAACAAGAGCGCTAATTAAGGCCATAACTGAATTGG
This genomic interval from Desulfoscipio sp. XC116 contains the following:
- a CDS encoding XdhC family protein; amino-acid sequence: MNIEILEAILNIQNNGATAALATLCSTRGSTPRKAGAKMLVYPNGKIIGTVGGGQLEYLAVQKAQDVIKTRKPVLIKRDLADEGMICGGSGTIYIEFIS
- a CDS encoding FAD binding domain-containing protein, producing MSCEEYFHPGTVEEAMVYLREKAGNARIIAGGTDLVLQLREHKVDADALVDLSAVEQLSTITESDGWIMVGSMVTHNNLASSAIIQDKARVLADAARSIGSPQIRNIGTIGGNVVNAQPAADTTIALMALDARVRILTNQGEIIKPVDQLFVSAGKSAVDPTSEILVGFEFKASGWGEAAAFMRHAKRKALALPIVNAGVWVKANNNLNAFEDVRIALGPMAPVPVRAKNMENALKGMRFKLSVIKETLSVLEKEINPRDSIRGSAHYKGEMAKVLVTRALIKAITELGGELNE